The following are from one region of the Capsicum annuum cultivar UCD-10X-F1 chromosome 1, UCD10Xv1.1, whole genome shotgun sequence genome:
- the LOC107841124 gene encoding probable aspartic proteinase GIP2: protein MFTKIKFESLLISLFLLFSLSSAKTPPRPRAFLLSVTKDASTKQYLTALPQRTPRVPVKLTIDLGQRFLWVDCEKGYVSSTYKPVPCGSVTCKRSLSAACVESCIDPPSPGCNNNTCSHIPYNPFIRTSTGGELAQDIVSLQSTDGMNPGKFVSANGVVFDCAPNSLLEGLAKNVKGILGLGNGYVGFPTQIANAFRVARKFAICLTSSTTTRGVVFFGDSPYVFLPGIDVSKRLVYTPLFKNPVSTSGSYFEGEPSTDYFIGVTSIKINGNVIPINTTLLTITKDGKGGTKISTVEPYTKLETSIYNALTKAFVKSLAKVPRVKPVAPFKVCYNRRSLGSTRVGPAVPPIELVLGSKNTTKSWTIWGVNSMVAVNNEVLCLGFVDGGVEFEPTTSLVIGAHQIEDNLLQFDIAKKRLGFSSSLLFGQTSCANFNFTSKA, encoded by the coding sequence ATgtttaccaaaataaaatttgaatccttgttaatttctttgttcctcttattttccctctcctcAGCCAAAACACCTCCGAGACCTCGAGCTTTTCTTCTTTCAGTAACCAAAGATGCATCCACTAAACAATACCTCACTGCCCTCCCTCAAAGAACACCCCGTGTCCCGGTCAAACTTACTATCGATCTTGGTCAACGATTTTTATGGGTTGATTGTGAAAAGGGTTATGTTAGTTCAACCTATAAACCTGTCCCTTGTGGTTCCGTCACTTGTAAACGCTCATTATCTGCTGCCTGTGTTGAATCATGTATAGATCCTCCTTCACCAGGGTGCAACAATAACACTTGTTCACATATTCCTTATAACCCCTTTATTCGAACCAGCACTGGTGGTGAACTTGCTCAAGATATTGTTTCACTCCAATCAACTGATGGCATGAATCCGGGTAAATTCGTATCTGCAAATGGAGTAGTTTTTGATTGTGCTCCTAATTCTCTTCTTGAAGGACTAGCAAAGAATGttaaagggattcttggacttggAAATGGTTATGTAGGATTTCCTACACAAATTGCTAACGCTTTTCGTGTAGCTCGAAAATTTGCCATTTGCTTAACTTCATCTACAACTACTCGTGGTGTTGTCTTCTTTGGTGATAGTCCTTATGTTTTTCTTCCTGGAATTGATGTTTCTAAGAGACTTGTTTACACCCCACTTTTTAAAAACCCAGTTAGTACATCAGGTTCGTATTTTGAAGGGGAGCCTTCGACGGATTATTTTATTGGAGTGACATCTATCAAAATAAATGGTAATGTCATTCCAATAAATACCACATTGTTGACCATAACCAAAGATGGCAAAGGCGGAACAAAAATCAGTACTGTTGAACCTTACACTAAGTTAGAGACTTCGATTTACAATGCATTAACAAAGGCATTTGTTAAATCACTTGCTAAGGTTCCAAGGGTGAAACCTGTGGCTCCTTTTAAAGTGTGCTATAATAGAAGGAGCTTGGGAAGTACTCGTGTTGGTCCTGCTGTACCACCCATTGAGCTAGTGTTGGGAAGCAAAAATACTACCAAATCTTGGACTATTTGGGGTGTAAACTCTATGGTGGCCGTGAATAATGAGGTGCTTTGTCTTGGATTTGTGGACGGAGGAGTTGAGTTTGAACCCACAACTTCTCTAGTCATTGGAGCGCATCAAATTGAAGACAACCTTTTGCAATTTGACATTGCTAAGAAAAGGTTGGGTTTTTCTTCTTCGCTCTTGTTTGGTCAAACATCATGTGCCAATTTTAACTTTACATCTAAAGCTTGA